One Papaver somniferum cultivar HN1 chromosome 10, ASM357369v1, whole genome shotgun sequence genomic window carries:
- the LOC113319102 gene encoding transcription factor-like protein DPB: protein MVIRAANQENRGITKGGSCSSVSGGCAAAAGGGKSMSSVGSSPSNRIEFSTPASKTMNRFNQAADDTGSPGAASGKKKRAQTTQATGGGGRGDNKAGGGRGLRQFSIKVCEKVEAKGRTTYNEVADELVAEFSTTTPDNPHNFEEKNIRRRVYDALNVLMAMDIISKDENKEIIWRGLPGAGSGEELKAQRLGLRNRIANKAAHLQELEEQFAGLQNLIQRNKQLCCSGNAAATPGGVQLPFILVQTRPHATVEVEISEDMQLVHFDFNTTPFELHDDSFVLKSMGFCVSSPKKKDICTQESVSNGGEGSQIGTSKTQQEASL, encoded by the exons ATGGTGATTAGAGCGGCGAATCAAGAAAATCGGGGGATTACAAAAGGAGGAAGCTGTTCATCTGTATCTGGTGGTTGCGCCGCCGCTGCTGGAGGTGGGAAATCAATGTCAAGTGTGGGTTCTTCTCCATCTAATAGAATCGAATTTTCTACACCAGCAAGCAAAACCATGAATAGGTTTAATCAAGCTGCTGATGATACCGGTTCTCCAGGCGCTGCATCGGGGAAGAAAAAAAGAGCTCAAACAACACAGGCaacaggaggaggaggaagaggtgaTAATAAggctggtggtggtagaggattGCGTCAATTTAGCATCAAAGTGTGCGAAAAAGTGGAAGCCAAAGGTAGAACTACTTATAATGAGGTTGCGGATGAGCTTGTAGCTGAGTTTTCAACCACAACACCTGACAATCCACACAATTTTGAAGAGAAAAATATAAGACGGAGAGTGTATGATGCCCTGAATGTTCTTATGGCAATGGATATCATttctaaagatgaaaacaaagAGATAATATGGAGGGGCCTGCCTGGTGCTGGCTCCGGTGAAGAGCTCAAGGCTCAACGCCTTGGCCTAAGAAATAGAATTGCCAACAAGGCTGCACATTTGCAAGAACTTGAGGAGCAATTTGCAGGTCTTCAGAATCTGATACAGAGGAATAAGCAATTGTGTTGTTCAGGGAATGCTGCTGCAACTCCAGGGGGTGTGCAATTACCTTTCATTCTAGTCCAGACTCGTCCACATGCAACTGTTGAGGTGGAGATATCAGAGGATATGCAGTTGGTTCATTTTGATTTCAATACAACTCCTTTTGAGCTACATGATGATAGTTTTGTTCTTAAGTCGATGGGATTCTGTGTCAGTTCTCCGAAAAAGAAGGATATTTGTACTCAAGAATCTGTTTCCAATGGAGGTGAAGGTTCCCAGATTGGCACTTCTAAAACCCAACAG GAAGCTTCGCTCTGA